In a genomic window of Quercus lobata isolate SW786 chromosome 4, ValleyOak3.0 Primary Assembly, whole genome shotgun sequence:
- the LOC115987784 gene encoding protein TIC 20-II, chloroplastic-like encodes MASIPFLRLSPTTTTFNLKPPSLPSLRIIKPTYTPPHPRKLTITRMSYNPTPATDRLISTIAYTLPFFNSLQYGRFLFHQYPPLASLFNPLLPLLSLYRSIPYSSFVAFFALYLGVVRNPSFSHFVRFNSMQAVTLDVLLVLPVLIQRVFSPARAGFWFKVMVWFHNLLFVFAVLCFVYSVGCCVLGRTPYLPFVADAAGRQI; translated from the coding sequence ATGGCTTCCATCCCTTTCCTCCGCCTctcacccaccaccaccaccttcaACCTCAAACCCCCCTCACTCCCTTCCCTTCGTATCATCAAACCCACATACACCCCACCACACCCACGAAAACTCACTATAACTCGCATGTCCTACAACCCAACACCAGCCACAGATCGCTTGATCTCCACCATAGCCTACACTCTCCCTTTCTTCAACTCCCTCCAATACGGCCGCTTCCTCTTCCACCAATACCCACCTCTCGCCTCTCTCTTCAACCCTCTCCTCCCCCTCCTTTCTCTCTACAGGTCCATCCCTTACTCTTCCTTTGTTGCCTTCTTTGCTCTCTACTTGGGTGTTGTTAGAAACCCAAGTTTTTCCCACTTTGTTAGGTTCAACTCCATGCAGGCTGTCACTCTTGACGTGCTTCTTGTGCTACCTGTTTTGATTCAACGGGTTTTCAGCCCCGCTCGTGCTGGGTTTTGGTTCAAGGTCATGGTTTGGTTCCATAATTTGCTGTTTGTGTTTGCTGTTTTGTGCTTTGTTTATAGTGTGGGGTGTTGTGTTCTTGGGAGGACACCCTACTTGCCTTTTGTTGCTGATGCTGCTGGTAGGCAGATCTAA